Proteins encoded in a region of the Oscillospiraceae bacterium MB24-C1 genome:
- the cysE gene encoding serine O-acetyltransferase: MFEGIKQDIRAVKERDPAARNSIEVLLLYSGIHAIILHRPAHWLYNRKMYFAARFISQLSRFLTGVEIHPGAKMGRGILIDHGSGVVIGETAEVGDNCTIYQGVTLGGTGKEKGKRHPTIGSNVMIGAGARVLGPLTVADNCKIAANAVLLHDLAECSTAVGVPARTVRIAGERLDPSKLDHTHTPDPIAADLQKALERITQLEKRIGELEKM, from the coding sequence GTGTTTGAAGGGATAAAACAAGATATCAGAGCTGTTAAGGAGCGCGATCCCGCAGCGAGAAATTCCATTGAAGTACTGCTGCTGTATTCCGGTATACACGCCATTATATTGCACAGGCCGGCGCACTGGCTTTATAATCGCAAAATGTATTTTGCTGCGCGCTTTATTTCTCAGCTATCCCGTTTTTTGACCGGTGTTGAAATTCACCCCGGCGCAAAAATGGGACGTGGTATTTTAATCGATCACGGTTCCGGTGTCGTCATTGGCGAGACGGCGGAGGTGGGAGATAACTGTACCATTTATCAGGGCGTCACCCTTGGCGGAACCGGCAAGGAAAAAGGCAAAAGACATCCCACAATTGGCTCTAACGTAATGATTGGAGCGGGCGCACGTGTGCTGGGCCCGTTGACGGTGGCAGACAACTGTAAAATTGCTGCTAACGCCGTACTCCTCCATGACTTGGCCGAATGCTCCACAGCAGTGGGCGTGCCCGCAAGAACAGTCCGAATTGCGGGGGAGAGGCTCGACCCCTCTAAGCTAGATCATACCCACACGCCGGATCCTATAGCTGCAGACCTGCAAAAGGCGCTTGAGCGTATTACACAACTTGAAAAGCGTATTGGCGAACTGGAAAAAATGTAG
- a CDS encoding DUF1667 domain-containing protein, whose amino-acid sequence MKLQNLTCIGCPLGCPLQVTMDDAAVVKVEGHTCPRGDAYARKEVINPTRIVTSTVRVKGSKNYIGTVSVKTTSDIPKNKIFDCIKDIKNLTVSAPIRIGDVIKTNVAETGVNIVATKNVL is encoded by the coding sequence ATGAAATTACAAAATCTCACCTGCATCGGCTGTCCGCTTGGTTGTCCCTTGCAGGTTACAATGGATGACGCTGCCGTTGTTAAGGTTGAGGGTCACACCTGTCCCCGCGGTGACGCATACGCCCGTAAGGAGGTCATCAACCCCACCCGAATTGTAACCAGTACAGTGCGCGTTAAAGGTAGCAAGAATTACATCGGTACCGTTTCTGTAAAAACAACTTCGGATATTCCTAAAAACAAGATATTTGACTGTATCAAAGATATAAAGAATCTCACTGTTTCTGCTCCGATACGAATTGGTGATGTAATTAAAACAAACGTAGCCGAAACCGGTGTAAATATAGTCGCCACTAAAAACGTGCTTTAA
- a CDS encoding FAD-dependent oxidoreductase — protein MENYDIVIIGGGPAGLAAAVSAYNSGARSILILERDDQLGGILNQCIHNGFGLHTFKEELTGPEYATRFIKQVLDRKIEYKLTTMVMDISKDKVITAMNREDGLFEIQAKAIILAMGCRERSRGALNIPGYRPAGIYSAGTAQRLVNMEGFLPGRRVVILGSGDIGLIMARRMTLEGAKVLVVAELMPYSGGLKRNIVQCLNDFDIPLKLSHTVVNIEGKDRVTGVTLAKVDSHNKPIPGTEEHYDCDTLLLSCGLIPENELSRGMGVSLNPVTNGPTVNESLETNIPGVFAAGNVLHVHDLVDFVSEEATAAGRNAWAYVTAGECKLVRHEVPISCENGPRYSVPSTIDPAHMPEQLTVRFRVGNIIRNRFVNVYFDNDQVMNRKRPVMAPGEMEELHLTKKMFDRHPNLTKITIRVEEA, from the coding sequence ATGGAGAACTACGATATTGTTATTATTGGCGGTGGTCCTGCCGGTCTTGCCGCTGCTGTTTCAGCATATAATTCGGGCGCACGCAGCATTCTCATACTGGAGCGTGATGACCAACTTGGGGGTATCTTAAACCAGTGTATACATAACGGTTTTGGCCTGCACACATTTAAAGAAGAGCTTACAGGCCCCGAATACGCGACTCGATTTATAAAGCAGGTTCTTGACCGGAAAATCGAATATAAGCTCACAACAATGGTCATGGATATTAGTAAAGATAAGGTTATTACCGCCATGAACCGCGAAGATGGCCTCTTTGAGATTCAGGCAAAGGCCATTATTCTTGCAATGGGTTGCCGCGAGCGTAGCCGTGGCGCGCTCAATATTCCGGGATACCGTCCCGCAGGCATCTATTCCGCCGGCACTGCGCAACGTCTTGTTAACATGGAGGGATTCTTGCCCGGTAGACGTGTCGTCATACTTGGTTCGGGCGACATTGGCCTTATTATGGCACGCCGCATGACGCTTGAAGGTGCGAAAGTTCTTGTTGTGGCAGAGCTGATGCCTTACTCAGGCGGCCTTAAACGAAACATTGTACAATGTCTTAACGATTTTGACATTCCCTTAAAGCTCAGCCATACCGTGGTTAACATTGAAGGAAAAGACCGCGTGACAGGCGTCACCCTTGCCAAAGTGGATAGCCACAACAAACCCATACCAGGAACCGAAGAACACTACGACTGCGACACCCTGCTTCTCTCCTGCGGTCTCATCCCCGAAAACGAGCTCTCCCGCGGAATGGGTGTTTCTCTAAACCCGGTCACAAATGGCCCTACCGTTAACGAAAGCCTCGAGACAAACATCCCTGGTGTATTTGCAGCTGGAAATGTGCTTCATGTTCATGATTTGGTCGACTTTGTATCGGAGGAAGCGACAGCCGCAGGCCGCAATGCTTGGGCATATGTGACTGCTGGGGAATGTAAGTTAGTGCGTCATGAAGTTCCTATATCCTGCGAGAACGGCCCTCGCTACTCGGTACCCAGCACCATTGATCCGGCTCACATGCCCGAACAGCTGACAGTTCGTTTTCGCGTCGGCAATATTATTAGAAACCGTTTTGTCAACGTTTATTTCGATAATGATCAGGTGATGAACCGTAAGCGGCCTGTGATGGCACCGGGTGAGATGGAGGAGCTGCACCTTACTAAAAAGATGTTCGACAGACATCCTAACCTCACCAAAATTACCATTCGGGTAGAGGAGGCCTAA
- a CDS encoding NAD(P)/FAD-dependent oxidoreductase produces the protein MYDIVIIGAGVTGCAIARELSRYNASICLVEKCEDVCCGTSKANSAIVHAGYDAASGSLMAKLNVEGNRLMGSLSEDLDFPFRRNGSLVVCMSEDGLPNLNELYQNGLANGVEQLRIIGKEELRSLEPNISPYAVAALYAPTGGIVCPFGLTIALAENAHINGVEFKFNTEVLRLASNNENVWSIETNHGKIQTKYVVNAAGVYADFIHNMVSAKKIHITPRRGDYCLLDKSTVGFVEKTIFQLPDKYGKGVLVSPTIHGNTIVGPTAIDIQDREGTNTTAEGINDLINKANITVNNLPIRQVITSFAGLRAHEDGHEFVIGEVEDAPRFIDCAGIESPGLSSAPAIGILVSNLLCKKLHLNLNPNFNGKRKSVLDPKTLSKDAYAKLIKENPAYGNIICRCENVTEGEILDAIHRPLGAKSLDGIKRRTRAGMGRCQAGFCSPRTLEILSRELGLPQSEITKCGGASKLIVGTSKDRL, from the coding sequence GTGTATGATATCGTCATTATAGGCGCCGGTGTCACCGGGTGTGCCATCGCTCGTGAGCTTTCTCGCTACAACGCAAGTATCTGTTTGGTTGAGAAATGTGAGGACGTTTGCTGCGGTACATCTAAAGCTAATAGCGCCATTGTACATGCAGGCTACGACGCCGCCTCCGGCAGCCTTATGGCAAAACTCAACGTTGAGGGGAATCGGCTTATGGGCTCGCTCAGCGAAGACTTGGATTTTCCTTTCCGCCGCAACGGTTCGCTGGTCGTTTGCATGAGTGAAGATGGACTCCCCAACCTCAACGAACTTTACCAGAACGGTTTGGCCAATGGCGTTGAGCAACTTCGTATTATCGGCAAAGAAGAATTGCGGTCACTAGAGCCAAATATAAGCCCCTATGCGGTTGCTGCACTCTACGCTCCCACCGGCGGCATCGTTTGTCCTTTTGGATTAACAATTGCACTGGCTGAAAACGCGCATATAAATGGCGTTGAATTTAAATTTAACACTGAGGTTTTGCGATTAGCGTCTAATAATGAAAACGTATGGAGCATCGAGACTAACCATGGAAAAATTCAGACTAAATATGTGGTTAACGCAGCCGGTGTCTACGCAGATTTCATACATAATATGGTTTCCGCCAAGAAAATTCACATAACGCCGCGGCGCGGCGATTACTGCCTCCTCGACAAATCCACCGTCGGTTTTGTTGAAAAAACCATTTTCCAACTACCTGATAAATACGGCAAGGGTGTACTGGTCAGCCCCACTATTCACGGCAACACCATTGTTGGCCCCACCGCCATTGATATTCAAGACCGCGAGGGTACAAATACCACGGCGGAAGGAATTAATGATCTAATAAACAAGGCAAATATCACGGTGAATAATTTGCCCATTCGCCAGGTCATCACCAGTTTTGCCGGCCTACGCGCCCATGAGGACGGCCACGAGTTTGTTATCGGCGAGGTAGAAGATGCGCCCCGTTTTATTGACTGCGCCGGAATAGAATCGCCCGGTCTCTCCTCTGCTCCCGCCATCGGCATCTTGGTAAGTAATTTGCTTTGCAAAAAGCTGCACCTTAACCTTAATCCCAACTTTAATGGCAAACGTAAAAGCGTTTTAGACCCCAAAACCCTTTCGAAGGATGCGTATGCAAAACTCATCAAGGAGAACCCGGCCTACGGTAACATCATCTGTCGCTGTGAGAACGTAACCGAAGGGGAGATTTTAGATGCAATCCATCGCCCGCTCGGGGCAAAAAGCCTGGACGGCATTAAACGCAGAACCCGTGCCGGAATGGGTCGCTGTCAGGCTGGCTTCTGCAGCCCCCGCACCCTCGAAATCCTGTCCCGCGAGCTAGGATTGCCACAGAGTGAAATAACCAAATGCGGAGGCGCCTCCAAGCTCATAGTCGGCACCAGCAAAGACAGGCTTTAA
- a CDS encoding glycerol-3-phosphate responsive antiterminator: MDQLFYDTVAANPVIAAIKDPEGLEQCLAEEDIQVVLILFGDICNISEITEQVKAVGKIALVHVDLITGLSNKEVAVDFIRRNTSADGIVSTRQSFIRRARDLHMYTILRVFVIDSIALSSLEKLDCVKPDFIEILPGVMPKTIRKVCAITSIPVLAGGLIADKEDVMNALEAGATAISTTNQQVWQM, translated from the coding sequence TTGGATCAGCTTTTTTACGATACGGTTGCTGCCAACCCAGTCATTGCAGCCATCAAAGACCCCGAAGGGTTAGAGCAGTGCTTAGCTGAGGAAGACATTCAAGTAGTGTTGATCTTGTTTGGTGATATTTGTAACATTAGCGAAATTACTGAGCAAGTTAAAGCCGTTGGAAAGATTGCGTTGGTGCATGTGGATCTCATCACCGGACTATCGAATAAAGAAGTAGCTGTTGATTTTATCCGTCGAAATACTTCAGCCGACGGCATCGTATCGACCCGCCAAAGCTTCATTCGCCGTGCGCGTGATTTACATATGTACACCATTTTACGTGTTTTTGTCATTGATTCGATTGCCCTTTCAAGTCTTGAAAAGCTTGATTGTGTCAAGCCTGATTTTATTGAGATTCTGCCCGGGGTTATGCCCAAAACTATTCGTAAGGTTTGCGCCATCACATCAATTCCAGTTCTAGCAGGCGGGCTTATTGCAGATAAAGAGGACGTTATGAACGCTCTTGAAGCTGGTGCTACCGCCATTTCTACAACCAATCAACAGGTTTGGCAAATGTGA
- a CDS encoding HAD-IIA family hydrolase, giving the protein MDGTFYLGDNILEGALDFLDAVKKTGKDYVFFTNNSSKSPEIYIQKLAKMNCHIARDQIMTSGDVTIRYINTHYPEKTVYLVGTEPLVKSFSNNGIKLTNEMPDIVVVAFDTTLTYEKLERACTFIRNGAIFLATHLDINCPVEGGFIPDCGAFCAAISLSTGKQPKYLGKPFGETVDMVLDKTGEKRERIAFVGDRIYTDVATGVNNGAKGLLVLTGETKLDDVATSKVKPDGIYDSLGEMGRMLLEL; this is encoded by the coding sequence ATGGATGGTACATTTTATCTTGGTGACAATATTTTAGAGGGCGCGCTGGATTTTCTTGATGCAGTAAAAAAGACGGGTAAAGATTATGTTTTCTTTACAAACAATTCTTCAAAATCTCCTGAAATTTATATTCAAAAACTGGCTAAAATGAACTGCCATATTGCGCGCGATCAGATTATGACATCGGGTGATGTGACTATCCGCTATATCAATACCCACTATCCCGAAAAGACAGTTTATCTTGTGGGGACTGAACCACTGGTGAAAAGTTTTAGCAATAACGGTATTAAACTGACCAATGAGATGCCGGATATTGTAGTAGTGGCGTTCGATACCACTCTTACCTATGAAAAACTTGAGCGTGCCTGCACCTTTATTCGGAATGGCGCTATTTTTCTTGCCACCCATTTGGATATCAACTGCCCTGTTGAAGGCGGTTTTATTCCGGATTGCGGCGCTTTCTGTGCAGCGATTTCACTTTCTACAGGCAAACAGCCAAAATACTTAGGCAAGCCATTTGGCGAGACTGTTGATATGGTGTTGGATAAGACCGGTGAAAAGCGTGAGCGAATCGCTTTTGTGGGCGACCGTATATATACAGATGTGGCCACAGGCGTGAATAATGGCGCCAAGGGCTTGTTGGTGTTAACTGGCGAGACAAAATTAGATGATGTCGCCACCAGCAAGGTGAAACCTGATGGTATATATGATTCTCTTGGCGAGATGGGGCGGATGCTGCTGGAGCTTTAA
- a CDS encoding C4-dicarboxylate TRAP transporter substrate-binding protein has translation MKRFAKAIKCSVAFVLCAALLAGCGSAASNNVASTASGTDSSATANDDFKITLKLSHVFQPDEQIYKSMELIGKRITEKTNGHVTVEVFGQGQLAVYEDALEQVVRGANFISVEEPSYLGAYVPDFSALVGPCLYQSYDEWEAMGETDLVKDLTAKAEEKGIHILSLNYEFGFRSLCTNKEIRNPEDLKGTKLRSTKSPLFINTINAMGGVATPMSFTECISAIQSGVVEGFEGSESTLQDTGAWEVVKKVALTRHFIAVRGVYINSDIYNSIPEEYRKIIDEEFEYGAKECRAAVEASHDSTVEKLKSEGVVFNDVDAEAFAKACKPVYDDLVKNSGCTEGIYETLLSELAKIRKA, from the coding sequence ATGAAAAGATTTGCAAAAGCGATCAAATGTTCTGTAGCATTTGTACTTTGCGCAGCTTTGTTGGCGGGGTGTGGCTCCGCAGCAAGCAACAATGTAGCTTCCACTGCCTCTGGCACTGATTCTTCCGCGACAGCCAACGATGATTTTAAGATTACGCTAAAGTTAAGCCACGTTTTCCAACCGGACGAGCAGATTTATAAATCTATGGAGCTGATTGGAAAGCGCATTACCGAAAAGACCAATGGACATGTTACGGTTGAAGTCTTTGGTCAGGGCCAACTTGCTGTTTATGAGGATGCACTCGAACAAGTTGTGCGTGGTGCAAACTTTATTTCTGTAGAAGAACCATCTTATCTGGGCGCTTATGTCCCCGATTTTTCTGCACTTGTAGGCCCTTGCTTATACCAGAGTTATGACGAGTGGGAAGCGATGGGCGAGACCGATCTCGTTAAGGATTTGACCGCTAAGGCTGAAGAAAAGGGTATTCACATTCTTTCCTTGAACTATGAGTTCGGCTTCCGCAGCCTGTGCACCAACAAGGAAATACGTAACCCTGAAGATCTCAAGGGCACCAAGTTGCGCAGCACAAAGAGCCCTCTGTTCATTAACACCATTAACGCTATGGGTGGTGTTGCAACGCCTATGTCCTTTACCGAGTGTATTTCTGCTATCCAGTCTGGTGTTGTTGAAGGGTTTGAAGGTTCAGAATCCACCCTGCAGGATACCGGCGCATGGGAAGTTGTTAAGAAGGTTGCTCTGACTCGTCACTTTATCGCTGTTCGTGGCGTTTATATTAACTCTGATATTTACAACAGCATTCCTGAGGAATATCGCAAGATTATTGATGAAGAATTCGAGTATGGCGCTAAGGAGTGCCGTGCAGCCGTTGAAGCAAGTCATGACTCTACCGTTGAAAAACTCAAGAGTGAAGGCGTTGTGTTTAACGACGTAGATGCCGAAGCTTTTGCTAAAGCCTGCAAACCTGTTTATGATGACCTTGTAAAGAACTCTGGCTGCACCGAAGGCATTTATGAGACTTTATTGAGCGAGCTTGCTAAGATTCGCAAGGCGTAA
- a CDS encoding TRAP transporter small permease, with translation MKKNWPKLILMNLDAIITGGGLIATTSLVLLNVFMRYFLNSPITWSEEVATACFVWTIFMGGAVTFRNKAHLGVDIVVKHLPPKTHAVVTLFTHISTILILGALTYNSILYAINSANKLSNILQVTILWTTVPVALGFGLSLMWAAIFMVQDILGFVQKRKQEEGVV, from the coding sequence ATGAAGAAAAACTGGCCTAAACTGATTCTAATGAATCTGGATGCCATTATTACAGGCGGCGGTCTCATCGCCACAACGTCACTGGTGTTGCTCAACGTGTTTATGCGTTATTTCCTCAACAGCCCGATTACATGGTCGGAAGAGGTCGCCACCGCCTGTTTTGTATGGACTATATTTATGGGCGGCGCCGTAACATTCCGGAACAAGGCGCATCTTGGTGTGGATATAGTGGTTAAGCACTTGCCACCCAAGACGCACGCTGTTGTTACGCTTTTTACACATATCAGCACCATTTTAATTCTTGGCGCTCTGACTTACAACAGTATTTTGTATGCTATAAACTCTGCAAATAAGCTGTCAAACATACTGCAGGTAACCATTTTGTGGACTACTGTTCCTGTGGCGCTGGGCTTTGGCCTGTCCCTGATGTGGGCCGCTATCTTTATGGTGCAAGATATTTTGGGGTTTGTTCAAAAGCGTAAGCAGGAAGAGGGGGTGGTGTGA
- a CDS encoding TRAP transporter large permease, translating into MSEFIVYLPIVLVFVLYFAGIPIVYSLLGSTFFYFMFIDTTSPMDLILQKVLTSSQSFSLLAIPFFVMAGSIMNYSGISEKMMEFAEVLTGHMRGGLAQVNVLLSMLMGGCSGSANADAAMQSKMLVPQMEERGYSKAFSTAITAASSAATPVIPPGVNLIVYALLASCSLGRVFASGYVPGLLMGLALMLGVAYISKKRNYRPSRTKRASLREIGKQALISFWGLAFPFGIILGMRIGLFTPSEGGAVAVLYTIIIGKFVYKKLSFRKHFIPIMKETISGASSVVMIMVSASVFGYYLTWQSIPQMVTRGLTSLTTNVYVMLLLCNVILLIMGMFLEGGAALMIIAPLLVPVVTAMGVDKVHFGMICIVNIMLGGLTPPFGSMMFTTCGITGCKISDFLRESWIFMFALFVVLILITMFPALSLALPNLIYGA; encoded by the coding sequence ATGTCTGAGTTTATTGTTTATCTGCCAATAGTACTGGTGTTTGTCCTGTATTTTGCAGGCATTCCCATCGTATATTCGTTGTTGGGCTCCACCTTCTTTTATTTTATGTTTATTGATACCACCTCGCCGATGGATTTGATTTTGCAAAAGGTGCTAACAAGTTCGCAATCCTTCTCTTTACTAGCAATTCCGTTCTTTGTTATGGCAGGATCCATTATGAATTACTCCGGTATCAGTGAGAAAATGATGGAGTTTGCCGAAGTATTGACCGGCCATATGCGTGGTGGTTTAGCTCAGGTAAATGTGCTCTTGAGCATGTTAATGGGCGGTTGCTCCGGCTCCGCAAATGCAGATGCTGCAATGCAGAGTAAAATGCTTGTTCCTCAGATGGAAGAGCGTGGTTACTCCAAAGCATTTTCAACAGCAATTACAGCGGCTTCATCTGCTGCAACACCTGTTATTCCGCCAGGAGTTAACCTGATCGTTTATGCGCTTTTGGCAAGCTGCTCACTTGGTCGTGTATTTGCATCGGGCTATGTGCCCGGCCTTTTAATGGGACTGGCTTTGATGCTTGGGGTTGCTTATATTTCTAAAAAGCGTAACTATCGGCCCTCTCGTACTAAGCGTGCTAGCCTAAGAGAAATTGGCAAGCAAGCGCTGATCTCTTTCTGGGGGTTGGCATTTCCCTTTGGCATCATCCTTGGCATGCGCATTGGATTGTTTACGCCATCTGAGGGCGGTGCTGTGGCTGTGTTATACACAATAATCATTGGCAAATTTGTGTACAAAAAACTGAGCTTTCGTAAGCACTTTATCCCCATCATGAAGGAGACGATTTCAGGTGCTTCTTCGGTTGTAATGATCATGGTATCCGCAAGCGTGTTTGGCTACTACCTTACATGGCAGAGCATTCCGCAGATGGTTACCCGTGGACTCACTTCTCTCACCACGAATGTTTACGTCATGCTGTTGCTGTGCAACGTAATTTTGCTCATTATGGGTATGTTCCTTGAGGGCGGTGCCGCATTAATGATCATTGCGCCGCTTCTGGTTCCTGTTGTCACCGCAATGGGGGTAGACAAGGTTCATTTTGGTATGATTTGCATTGTCAACATCATGCTGGGCGGTTTAACGCCTCCCTTTGGCTCGATGATGTTTACTACATGTGGCATAACAGGGTGTAAGATCAGCGACTTCTTGCGTGAAAGTTGGATATTCATGTTCGCGCTGTTTGTCGTTTTGATCCTTATAACAATGTTTCCGGCGCTTAGTTTGGCTCTGCCAAATCTTATTTACGGCGCATAA
- a CDS encoding MgtC/SapB family protein, producing the protein MIDTPAELLTYLRDINAASTALRLTCAMLFGGLIGIERERKRRPAGFRTYMIVCLGATLTILLGQYETLMLHTRWAAQLDMVGISTDASRFGAQVINGVGFLGAGTIIVTGRQEVKGLTTAAGLWASACMGLAIGAGFYECMIVGFILIFLSIKVFPIIENVSLTTARYMNIYVEFASLDGIGSFIQCIKGNNIKIFDVDLEKGMGVDLRRPNAVFSIYLPRKTLHTEVLAMLSLESNVYLIEEI; encoded by the coding sequence GTGATAGACACCCCAGCGGAATTACTTACCTACTTAAGGGACATTAATGCAGCATCAACGGCGCTGAGGCTCACCTGTGCCATGCTTTTTGGCGGCTTGATCGGAATTGAACGCGAACGAAAGCGCCGCCCGGCAGGGTTTCGTACATATATGATTGTCTGCCTTGGTGCCACGCTGACAATTTTACTGGGTCAGTACGAGACACTGATGCTGCACACGCGGTGGGCGGCACAGCTGGATATGGTCGGCATTAGCACGGACGCTTCTCGCTTTGGCGCTCAGGTTATAAATGGCGTAGGATTTCTTGGCGCGGGAACCATTATTGTCACGGGACGCCAGGAGGTCAAGGGGCTGACCACAGCGGCTGGGTTATGGGCATCGGCTTGTATGGGGCTCGCCATCGGTGCGGGTTTTTATGAGTGCATGATCGTCGGGTTCATCCTGATTTTCTTGAGCATCAAGGTGTTTCCAATCATCGAAAATGTGTCCCTTACTACGGCGAGATACATGAACATCTATGTAGAGTTTGCGTCGTTGGACGGCATAGGCTCCTTTATACAGTGCATTAAAGGGAACAATATCAAGATATTCGACGTTGATCTTGAAAAGGGGATGGGCGTGGACTTGAGACGTCCGAACGCGGTATTTTCCATCTACCTGCCACGTAAGACGTTGCACACCGAGGTTCTGGCGATGTTGTCTTTGGAGAGCAACGTTTATCTCATCGAAGAAATTTGA
- a CDS encoding MgtC/SapB family protein has protein sequence MLPWFDFLRDLTTVSVTARMLLAVFCGGLIGIEREHRRRPAGFRTHILICLGAAMTTLTSQYLFLNMAYYTDIARLGAQVVAGIGFIGAGTIIVTRRRRVKGLTTAAGLWACAIIGLACGAGFYEGALFATFLVLLAEIIFSKLEYWMLRNSPEVNLYIEYSQGHSLEGVINHIRECNIKITDLEITRDSESEGHRACAIFTLQVGKRSHCKQMLVDVMRMDGILTVEEL, from the coding sequence ATGTTACCGTGGTTTGATTTCTTACGTGATTTAACGACGGTGTCTGTGACAGCTCGGATGCTTTTAGCGGTCTTTTGCGGCGGGCTCATCGGAATAGAAAGGGAGCACCGCAGGCGGCCCGCAGGCTTTCGTACGCATATTCTAATTTGTTTGGGCGCGGCTATGACGACACTGACCAGCCAGTATTTATTTTTAAATATGGCATATTATACGGATATCGCCCGCCTTGGCGCGCAGGTCGTTGCCGGTATTGGCTTTATCGGCGCAGGTACCATTATTGTGACGCGGCGCAGACGTGTTAAGGGACTGACCACAGCGGCTGGGCTCTGGGCTTGCGCTATCATTGGCCTTGCCTGCGGCGCAGGCTTTTATGAGGGTGCACTGTTTGCAACCTTTCTGGTTCTGCTGGCCGAGATTATCTTTTCAAAGCTGGAATACTGGATGTTGCGTAACTCTCCTGAAGTTAACCTCTATATAGAGTATTCGCAGGGTCATTCGCTGGAAGGTGTGATTAATCATATACGAGAATGTAACATCAAGATTACCGATCTAGAAATCACGCGGGATTCTGAAAGTGAGGGACACCGGGCTTGTGCCATCTTTACCCTTCAGGTTGGCAAGCGGTCACATTGTAAGCAGATGCTGGTGGATGTCATGAGGATGGATGGCATCCTAACCGTGGAGGAATTATAG